One window from the genome of Penaeus monodon isolate SGIC_2016 chromosome 4, NSTDA_Pmon_1, whole genome shotgun sequence encodes:
- the LOC119568788 gene encoding 5-formyltetrahydrofolate cyclo-ligase-like: protein MNAIKTAKGLLRQELKAKLNGLSNEEKARQSQVVQKKVLHHDLYRKSQRLSIFLSMHDEINTDLILRDALDAGKAVYIPRYDSKSTYMDMVRLKSWEEYDALPMTKWNIKQPPLDQDREQALASGGLDLILVPGLAFTKAGHRMGRGRGYYDTYLAKCRDVQEHPPSTIALAFIEQVLPEIPIEETDVPIDIILSAE, encoded by the exons ATGAATGCCATTAAAACAGCCAAGGGCCTGTTACGCCAGGAACTGAAGGCGAAGCTGAACGGCCTGAGTAACGAGGAGAAGGCACGGCAGTCGCAGGTCGTGCAGAAGAAGGTCCTGCACCATGACCTGTACAGGAAGAGCCAGAGGCTGTCCATTTTCTTGAGCATGCACGACGAAATTAACACGGATTTAATCCTGCGGGATGCTTTGGATGCTGGCAAGGCTGTTTATATCCCCAG ATATGATAGCAAGTCGACCTACATGGATATGGTTCGACTCAAATCGTGGGAGGAATACGATGCTTTGCCGATGACCAAGTGGAACATCAAGCAGCCTCCTTTGGACCAAGATCGGGAACAGGCCCTGGCTTCAGGGGGCCTTGATCTGATCCTTGTACCTGGCCTGGCATTCACCAAAGCAGGACATAG GATGGGTCGTGGACGAGGATATTATGACACATATCTTGCAAAATGTCGAGATGTGCAAGAGCATCCTCCAAGTACGATTGCATTGGCTTTTATTGAGCAAGTGCTTCCTGAAATACCCATTGAAGAGACAGATGTTCCAATTGATATCATTCTTAGTGCTGAATAA
- the LOC119568800 gene encoding D-dopachrome decarboxylase-A-like: protein MPFVTLTTNLSSEKVDKAFSESFSEKLAETLGKPIERISVTVVAGQQMCRGGSWDPLCEVHVLAIGLDSAEKTQKPAEEITKFLSDRTGIQPARICLTFRPVLPHQVSVNGALMG, encoded by the exons ATGCCTTTCGTGACGCTGACTACTAATCTGTCTTCTGAAAAAGTGGACAAGGCTTTTTCTGAGAGCTTTTCGGAAAAGTTGGCAGAAACTTTGGGGAAGCCCATAGAA CGTATTTCAGTGACTGTAGTGGCTGGGCAGCAGATGTGCCGAGGAGGAAGCTGGGACCCGTTGTGTGAGGTTCACGTGTTGGCCATTGGACTCGATTCCGCCGAGAAAACCCAGAAGCCAGCTGAAGAAATAACCAAATTCTTGTCTGACCGTACTGGGATTCAGCCTGCAAG AATCTGCTTAACTTTCCGACCAGTGCTGCCTCATCAGGTTTCCGTCAATGGCGCTTTAATGGGATGA
- the LOC119568773 gene encoding muscle M-line assembly protein unc-89-like isoform X1 codes for MESAVDVVEEAAGAAAKAAHDTPGIPESVAEKAEETKEIAEKVEEVIGTVEFVAEKVEEIAEEIKKEAEAIESKAVELIESKEKREELIEKAIDYVTGQTPEELKSTDVKDLEVTPIEEEVKQIEDVKAKEEAPAAEVKEAEVVADKSIEKIGLVGKLMQFFSNEEKTPESVEPVVKDAIVEGGEIVEEKAAEAVSEVAQSVEKDAGDVSKVAQVVEDVSTKVESVVEVVEEAADAAVTAAHDTPGIPESVAEKAEETKSIVEKVEEVIGTVEIVAEKVEEIAEEIKKEAEAIESRAVELIESKEKREELIEKAIDYVTGQTPEELKSTDVKDLEVTPVEEEVKQIEDVKAKEEAPAAEVKEAEADKSIEKIGLVGKLMQFFSSEEEKPGKDVAVEGESAVQKAADEVITAAGVVEEISKKVESAVDVVEEAAGAAVTAAHDTPGIPESVAEKAEETKEVAEKVEEVIGTVESVAEKVEEVAEETKKEAEIIEGKADTSQAESGLFDQLISIFSKKEETKEDVPPAPEAAVEPQEPDTVVATERAEKSDSEGAKDNSTDIVNIDETVSTSLKPSETNDDSTPVVDKLLSSESAKKESLVEKFASFFGEKKPDSKQSAGVTSDSSKEIHASDSPTEAVPEPVAVGDSSPEGATSVSGPSEESQVQSPSIRIGQGTVEGVEGSISGLATPDAPSEVMPAFSEKTTEPVLEVKDKGLFDQLAELISSDEKQNIVAFSGAASQQPTEKVDQTSSEKTETEVSGSDKAATEEVKPSFLDKIATMLKSKGSPEITSTEKEPTQGSETSKENARDDDVFIVVGKPSHPVDVDSAESSQQSKNPVSSHQQGWSRTGAEVKQEGKDVIVQLTPTPVEKDYGQSNPEDADMYTTRS; via the exons ATGGAATCAGCTGTAGATGTTGTAGAAGAAGCTGCAGGTGCTGCTGCCAAAGCTGCTCATGATACTCCTGGTATACCTGAATCTGTTGCAGAGAAAGCTGAAGAGACAAAGGAAATTGCAGAAAAGGTGGAAGAGGTCATTGGCACAGTAGAGTTTGTTGCAGAGAAGGTTGAGGAAATTGCAGAAGAGATTAAAAAGGAAGCAGAGGCTATTGAAAGTAAAGCCGTTGAATTGAtagagagcaaagaaaagagagaggaactcATAGAAAAAGCTATTGATTATGTGACAGGACAAACACCAGAAGAATTGAAAAGCACAGATGTGAAAGACCTCGAAGTGACACCCATAGAAGAGGAAGTTAAACAGATTGAAGATGTGAAGGCGAAAGAAGAGGCACCAGCTGCAGAAGTGAAGGAGGCAGAAGTTGTTGCAGACAAAAGTATTGAGAAGATAGGATTGGTTGGTAAACTTATGCAGTTCTTCTCTAATGAAGAGAAGACACCAGAGTCAGTAGAACCAGTGGTAAAAGATGCTATAGTTGAAGGTGGAGAAATTGTGGAGGAAAAAGCTGCAGAAGCGGTAAGTGAAGTAGCCCAAAGTGTAGAGAAAGATGCAGGAGATGTATCTAAGGTTGCACAAGTTGTAGAAGATGTTAGTACAAAGGTTGAATCAGTTGTAGAAGTGGTTGAAGAAGCTGCGGATGCTGCTGTCACAGCTGCTCATGATACTCCTGGTATTCCTGAATCTGTTGCAGAAAAGGCTGAAGAAACAAAGTCTATAGttgagaaggtggaagaggttaTTGGCACAGTAGAGATTGTTGCAGAGAAGGTGGAAGAAATTGCAGAGGAGATTAAAAAGGAAGCAGAGGCTATTGAAAGTAGAGCCGTTGAATTGAtagagagcaaagaaaagagagaggaactcATAGAAAAAGCTATTGATTATGTGACAGGACAAACACCAGAAGAACTGAAAAGCACAGATGTGAAAGACCTTGAAGTGACACCCGTAGAAGAGGAAGTTAAACAGATTGAAGATGTGAAGGCAAAAGAAGAGGCACCAGCTGCAGAAGTGAAGGAGGCAGAAGCAGACAAAAGTATTGAGAAGATAGGATTGGTTGGTAAACTTATGCAGTTCTTCTCCAGTGAGGAAGAAAAGCCTGGAAAAGATGTTGCAGTGGAAGGTGAATCGGCAGTTCAGAAAGCAGCAGATGAAGTAATTACAGCAGCTGGAGTAGTTGAAGAGATTAGTAAAAAGGTGGAATCAGCTGTAGATGTTGTAGAAGAAGCTGCAGGTGCTGCTGTCACAGCTGCTCATGATACTCCTGGTATACCTGAATCTGTTGCAGAGAAAGCTGAAGAGACAAAGGAAGTTGCTGAAAAAGTGGAAGAGGTTATTGGTACAGTAGAGTCTGTTGCAGAAAAGGTTGAGGAAGTAGCAGAAGAAACTAAAAAGGAAGCAGAGATTATTGAAGGTAAAGCAGACACATCTCAGGCAGAATCTGGTTTGTTTGATCAGCTGATTAGCATCTtctctaaaaaagaagaaactaaagAGGATGTTCCACCTGCTCCTGAGGCAGCAGTGGAGCCACAGGAGCCAGATACAGTTGTTGCAACTGAAAGAGCAGAAAAGTCAGATTCCGAAGGGGCCAAGGATAATTCCACTGACATTGTAAATATTGATGAAACCGTCTCTACCTCACTGAAACCCTCAGAAACCAATGATGATTCCACACCTGTGGTTGACAAGCTCTTGTCATCTGAATCTGCAAAGAAAGAATCTTTAGTGGAGAAATTTGCAAGTTTTTTTGGTGAGAAAAAACCTGACAGTAAGCAGTCTGCTGGTGTGACTTCAGATAGTAGTAAGGAAATTCATGCATCTGACTCTCCAACAGAGGCTGTTCCAGAACCGGTAGCAGTTGGTGATTCCTCACCCGAGGGAGCGACATCTGTGTCAGGACCTTCAGAGGAGTCCCAGGTACAGTCCCCCTCTATTAGAATAGGCCAGGGTACAGTTGAAGGGGTGGAAGGTAGCATTTCAGGTTTGGCAACACCAGATGCACCAAGTGAAGTTATGCCAGCTTTTAGTGAGAAAACAACAGAACCAGTTTTGGAGGTGAAGGACAAAGGTCTTTTTGATCAGCTGGCTGAATTGATAAGTAGCGATGAAAAGCAGAATATTGTGGCCTTTTCTGGTGCTGCTTCTCAGCAACCAACAGAGAAAGTAGACCAAACATCATCCGAAAAAACTGAGACTGAAGTTTCTGGTTCGGATAAAGCTGCTACAGAGGAAGTAAAGCCTTCATTCCTGGATAAAATTGCAACCATGCTGAAAAGTAAAGGTTCTCCTGAAATTACCAGTACTGAAAAAGAACCAACTCAGGGTAGTGAAACCTCAAAAGAGAATGCTAGAGATGATGATGTGTTTATTGTAGTAGGAAAACCAAGCCATCCAGTTGATGTTGACTCCGCAGAAAGCTCCCAGCAAAGCAAGAATCCAGTGAGCTCCCATCAGCAAGGCTGGTCAAGG ACCGGAGCTGAGGTGAAGCAAGAAGGCAAGGACGTCATCGTTCAGCTGACACCAACGCCTGTAGAAAAGGATTACGGGCAGAGCAACCCTGAAGATGCTGACATGTACACCACAAGGAGCTAG
- the LOC119568773 gene encoding muscle M-line assembly protein unc-89-like isoform X2 has product MESAVDVVEEAAGAAAKAAHDTPGIPESVAEKAEETKEIAEKVEEVIGTVEFVAEKVEEIAEEIKKEAEAIESKAVELIESKEKREELIEKAIDYVTGQTPEELKSTDVKDLEVTPIEEEVKQIEDVKAKEEAPAAEVKEAEVVADKSIEKIGLVGKLMQFFSNEEKTPESVEPVVKDAIVEGGEIVEEKAAEAVSEVAQSVEKDAGDVSKVAQVVEDVSTKVESVVEVVEEAADAAVTAAHDTPGIPESVAEKAEETKSIVEKVEEVIGTVEIVAEKVEEIAEEIKKEAEAIESRAVELIESKEKREELIEKAIDYVTGQTPEELKSTDVKDLEVTPVEEEVKQIEDVKAKEEAPAAEVKEAEADKSIEKIGLVGKLMQFFSSEEEKPGKDVAVEGESAVQKAADEVITAAGVVEEISKKVESAVDVVEEAAGAAVTAAHDTPGIPESVAEKAEETKEVAEKVEEVIGTVESVAEKVEEVAEETKKEAEIIEGKADTSQAESGLFDQLISIFSKKEETKEDVPPAPEAAVEPQEPDTVVATERAEKSDSEGAKDNSTDIVNIDETVSTSLKPSETNDDSTPVVDKLLSSESAKKESLVEKFASFFGEKKPDSKQSAGVTSDSSKEIHASDSPTEAVPEPVAVGDSSPEGATSVSGPSEESQTGAEVKQEGKDVIVQLTPTPVEKDYGQSNPEDADMYTTRS; this is encoded by the exons ATGGAATCAGCTGTAGATGTTGTAGAAGAAGCTGCAGGTGCTGCTGCCAAAGCTGCTCATGATACTCCTGGTATACCTGAATCTGTTGCAGAGAAAGCTGAAGAGACAAAGGAAATTGCAGAAAAGGTGGAAGAGGTCATTGGCACAGTAGAGTTTGTTGCAGAGAAGGTTGAGGAAATTGCAGAAGAGATTAAAAAGGAAGCAGAGGCTATTGAAAGTAAAGCCGTTGAATTGAtagagagcaaagaaaagagagaggaactcATAGAAAAAGCTATTGATTATGTGACAGGACAAACACCAGAAGAATTGAAAAGCACAGATGTGAAAGACCTCGAAGTGACACCCATAGAAGAGGAAGTTAAACAGATTGAAGATGTGAAGGCGAAAGAAGAGGCACCAGCTGCAGAAGTGAAGGAGGCAGAAGTTGTTGCAGACAAAAGTATTGAGAAGATAGGATTGGTTGGTAAACTTATGCAGTTCTTCTCTAATGAAGAGAAGACACCAGAGTCAGTAGAACCAGTGGTAAAAGATGCTATAGTTGAAGGTGGAGAAATTGTGGAGGAAAAAGCTGCAGAAGCGGTAAGTGAAGTAGCCCAAAGTGTAGAGAAAGATGCAGGAGATGTATCTAAGGTTGCACAAGTTGTAGAAGATGTTAGTACAAAGGTTGAATCAGTTGTAGAAGTGGTTGAAGAAGCTGCGGATGCTGCTGTCACAGCTGCTCATGATACTCCTGGTATTCCTGAATCTGTTGCAGAAAAGGCTGAAGAAACAAAGTCTATAGttgagaaggtggaagaggttaTTGGCACAGTAGAGATTGTTGCAGAGAAGGTGGAAGAAATTGCAGAGGAGATTAAAAAGGAAGCAGAGGCTATTGAAAGTAGAGCCGTTGAATTGAtagagagcaaagaaaagagagaggaactcATAGAAAAAGCTATTGATTATGTGACAGGACAAACACCAGAAGAACTGAAAAGCACAGATGTGAAAGACCTTGAAGTGACACCCGTAGAAGAGGAAGTTAAACAGATTGAAGATGTGAAGGCAAAAGAAGAGGCACCAGCTGCAGAAGTGAAGGAGGCAGAAGCAGACAAAAGTATTGAGAAGATAGGATTGGTTGGTAAACTTATGCAGTTCTTCTCCAGTGAGGAAGAAAAGCCTGGAAAAGATGTTGCAGTGGAAGGTGAATCGGCAGTTCAGAAAGCAGCAGATGAAGTAATTACAGCAGCTGGAGTAGTTGAAGAGATTAGTAAAAAGGTGGAATCAGCTGTAGATGTTGTAGAAGAAGCTGCAGGTGCTGCTGTCACAGCTGCTCATGATACTCCTGGTATACCTGAATCTGTTGCAGAGAAAGCTGAAGAGACAAAGGAAGTTGCTGAAAAAGTGGAAGAGGTTATTGGTACAGTAGAGTCTGTTGCAGAAAAGGTTGAGGAAGTAGCAGAAGAAACTAAAAAGGAAGCAGAGATTATTGAAGGTAAAGCAGACACATCTCAGGCAGAATCTGGTTTGTTTGATCAGCTGATTAGCATCTtctctaaaaaagaagaaactaaagAGGATGTTCCACCTGCTCCTGAGGCAGCAGTGGAGCCACAGGAGCCAGATACAGTTGTTGCAACTGAAAGAGCAGAAAAGTCAGATTCCGAAGGGGCCAAGGATAATTCCACTGACATTGTAAATATTGATGAAACCGTCTCTACCTCACTGAAACCCTCAGAAACCAATGATGATTCCACACCTGTGGTTGACAAGCTCTTGTCATCTGAATCTGCAAAGAAAGAATCTTTAGTGGAGAAATTTGCAAGTTTTTTTGGTGAGAAAAAACCTGACAGTAAGCAGTCTGCTGGTGTGACTTCAGATAGTAGTAAGGAAATTCATGCATCTGACTCTCCAACAGAGGCTGTTCCAGAACCGGTAGCAGTTGGTGATTCCTCACCCGAGGGAGCGACATCTGTGTCAGGACCTTCAGAGGAGTCCCAG ACCGGAGCTGAGGTGAAGCAAGAAGGCAAGGACGTCATCGTTCAGCTGACACCAACGCCTGTAGAAAAGGATTACGGGCAGAGCAACCCTGAAGATGCTGACATGTACACCACAAGGAGCTAG
- the LOC119572422 gene encoding fibrous sheath CABYR-binding protein-like has protein sequence MSKISVGENDFRLQLANRGQRDELSLLNFESSSFLLINPLSMNCHQFLSSSAYLMPATSPFTERDPDSIMTVAQSEGVRGSRTPFSLLQQSLEPYHVIGINANFLARLSLVKLLGLWQRLKFSKISRLLAEVEIIRLDFRFKSKRIMSALESGVCSLTLVRKWSVPLATAVAAPIFTPVVLAESDKKDTEAASSRLVRPSDLPIYESPDEVLDFEYHGRERTALEENIGVVRKEVEGVIDATRATREKIVYVCETGKAHTMEILYCGVCCIEPVTCPVLKDVCVCPIATVDMLKELKPSPGTFSENAIQGLKKGVKYIPPNFCLFLWFSLYNAARSTVDYITDEENVLPRAGAITVGGLTGLVIGRKGGFLRKVLYTSAGALTAASLCYPRHAYQLSQKVFENAKDVGTIGYNFVAGVKPQNKIPSAPAEPSKEEPPAVIPDATPAPEAAPGTELESGEVRKVIPEDVNVEDFLSPLDTVAQQSSDVTMWGFRLTDKASKEPGVKESEAPPTSKSSVPEGFGTVSEAQEPQVAPSSEQVEVKEELDDVPASAEAKEPEVAPEVTLELEKTKDTEALHITEEPKDIVVAPAVTEITPVLTEPELEVTPALKELVLDVTPAVGEPDLESKPAETEPELEVKPAEIELVSEVKPTEPEVKPIEMEPEPEVKPAEIVPEPEVKPTETVLEPEVKPAETVLEPEVKPAETVLEPEVKPAETVPEPEVKPTETVLEPEVKPAETVLEPEVKPAETVPEPEVKPVETVPEPEVKPTETLPETEAPSDPEVKGKADAREAEAAPSDDSIRKVGLVNKIIQYFSKEKEPLKEIVVEGGEKVEEKIAEAVSEAAEFVEKGADKVIEDAEVVEEIGEKVESAVQVVEEVAGAAAKAAHDTPGIPESVAEKAEETKEIAEKVEEVIGTVEFIAEKVEEVAEEIKKEAEAVESKAVELIESKEKREELIEKAIDYVTGKTHEELEGVEIKKPEAALVEEPVAVADAKEPEVTSVEEGKQGAREPEVPAPEGMEVQEKLSAVTEEKEATVAPIEELKEAEVTTEKSAEKIGLVDKLIQIFSSEDEKQGDENLSLEPGVKEAVAEVGDKVEEEVTKGEKPRSGEGCSRCI, from the exons TATCATGTTATTGGAATTAATGCAAACTTTCTAGCCAGGTTGTCATTAGTAAAATTGCTAGGCCTTTGGCAGAGGTTGAAATTTAGTAAAATTTCTAGGCTTTTGGCAGAGGTTGAAATTATTAGGTTGGACTTCAGGTT CAAAAGCAAGAGAATCATGTCAGCTCTGGAGAGTGGAGTTTGTAGTTTGACA CTGGTAAGAAAATGGAGCGTTCCATTAGCAACAGCCGTTGCCGCGCCAATCTTCACTCCAGTCGTCCTCGCGGAGTCAGATAAGAAGGACACAGAAGCAGCTTCTTCTCGTTTGGTTCGACCCTCTGATCTGCCCATCTACGAATCCCCAGATGAAGTCCTGGA CTTCGAATATCATGGGCGGGAGAGGACGGCCCTGGAGGAAAACATTGGCGTCGtgaggaaggaagtggaaggcGTCATCGATGCAACACGGGCCACCAGGGAGAAAATAGTGTATGTTTGTGAGACTGGCAAGGCTCATACCATGG AAATACTTTATTGTGGTGTCTGTTGTATAGAACCTGTAACTTGTCCCGTGTtaaaagatgtgtgtgtttgtcccatAGCCACAGTGGATATGCTGAAAGAACTTAAACCATCACCAG gtACCTTCAGTGAAAATGCCATACAGGGGCTGAAAAAAGGTGTTAAGTACATACCTCCAaacttttgcttgtttttgtggtTCAGCCTTTATAATGCAGCcagat CTACTGTTGACTACATAACAGATGAAGAGAATGTGTTGCCCCGTGCCGGAGCAATCACTGTGGGCGGCCTGACTGGTCTGGTCATTGGTAGGAAAGGAGGGTTCTTGAGGAAGGTGCTCTACACCTCAGCTGGTGCACTGA CTGCTGCTTCTCTCTGCTACCCTCGCCATGCTTACCAGCTTTCTCAGAAGGTATTTGAGAATGCAAAGGACGTCGGTACTATCGGCTATAATTTTGTTGCTGGAG tgaaaccccaaaacaaaattccAAGTGCCCCAGCTGAGCCCTCCAAAGAAGAACCTCCAGCAGTTATACCAGATGCCACTCCAGCACCAGAAGCAGCACCTGGAACAGAACTTGAAAGTGGAGAGGTAAGGAAAGTAATACCTGAGGATGTCAATGTGGAagatttcctttcccctcttgacACTGTAGCTCAGCAATCAAGCGATGTAACAATGTGGGGATTTAGACTAACGGACAAAGCCAGTAAAGAGCCAGGTGTCAAGGAGAGTGAGGCTCCTCCTACCTCAAAGTCTTCTGTACCAGAAGGCTTTGGTACGGTTTCCGAAGCCCAGGAGCCTCAAGTTGCTCCCAGTTCTGAACAAGTAGAAGTGAAAGAGGAGCTGGATGATGTACCTGCCAGTGCTGAGGCAAAAGAACCTGAAGTGGCACCAGAAGTGACACTAGAATTGGAaaagacaaaagacactgaagctTTGCACATAACAGAGGAACCCAAGGATATAGTAGTGGCACCTGCAGTAACAGAAATAACACCTGTCTTAACAGAACCTGAGCTTGAAGTAACCCCAGCTTTAAAAGAACTTGTGCTAGATGTAACCCCTGCTGTAGGAGAACCTGACCTAGAATCTAAACCTGCTGAAACAGAGCCTGAGCTAGAAGTGAAACCTGCTGAAATAGAATTAGTGTCTGAAGTAAAACCCACTGAGCCAGAAGTGAAACCCATTGAAATGGAGCCTGAACCAGAAGTGAAACCTGCTGAAATAGTTCCTGAGCCAGAAGTGAAACCTACAGAAACTGTGCTTGAGCCTGAAGTAAAACCTGCTGAAACTGTGCTTGAACCAGAAGTAAAACCTGCTGAAACTGTGCTTGAACCAGAAGTGAAACCTGCTGAAACTGTGCCTGAACCAGAAGTGAAACCTACAGAAACTGTGCTTGAGCCTGAAGTAAAACCTGCTGAAACTGTGCTTGAACCAGAAGTGAAACCTGCTGAAACTGTGCCTGAACCAGAAGTGAAACCTGTTGAAACTGTGCCTGAGCCTGAAGTGAAACCTACAGAAACTCTGCCAGAGACAGAAGCACCATCAGACCCTGAAGTAAAGGGAAAAGCAGATGCAAGGGAGGCTGAGGCGGCACCCAGCGATGACAGTATTCGGAAAGTAGGTCTGGTGAATAAAATTATCCAGTACTTTTCCAAGGAGAAAGAACCTCTAAAAGAGATTGTAGTCGAGGGtggagaaaaagtagaagaaaagattGCAGAAGCAGTCAGTGAGGCAGCAGAATTCGTCGAGAAAGGAGCAGATAAAGTTATTGAAGACGCAGAGGTTGTTGAAGAGATCGGAGAAAAGGTGGAATCTGCAGTACAGGTTGTAGAAGAGGTTGCAGGTGCCGCTGCCAAAGCCGCTCATGATACTCCTGGTATTCCTGAATCTGTTGCAGAGAAAGCTGAAGAGACAAAGGAAATTGCTGAAAAGGTGGAAGAGGTCATTGGCACAGTAGAGTTTATTGCAGAAAAGGTTGAGGAAGTTGCAGAGGAGATTAAAAAAGAAGCAGAGGCTGTTGAAAGTAAAGCGGTTGAACTGATAGAgagcaaggaaaagagagaagaactcATAGAAAAAGCCATTGATTATGTGACTGGTAAGACACATGAGGAATTGGAGGGTGTAGAAATCAAGAAACCGGAAGCAGCACTTGTAGAAGAACCTGTGGCAGTTGCAGATGCCAAAGAACCTGAAGTGACATCCGTTGAAGAAGGAAAGCAAGGAGCAAGGGAGCCAGAAGTGCCAGCACCTGAGGGAATGGAAGTTCAAGAAAAACTTTCTGCTGTaactgaagaaaaagaagcaacagTGGCACCAATTGAAGAACTGAAGGAGGCTGAAGTAACCACAGAGAAGAGTGCTGAAAAGATTGGTTTGGTTGATAAACTAATCCAGATTTTCTCCAGTGAGGATGAAAAACAGGGTGATGAAAACCTATCCTTAGAACCAGGAGTAAAGGAAGCTGTTGCTGAAGTTGGAGACAAAGTGGAGGAAGAAGttacaaaaggggaaaagccaaGAAGTGGAGAAGGATGCAGCAGATGTATCTAA